One genomic segment of Balaenoptera musculus isolate JJ_BM4_2016_0621 chromosome 11, mBalMus1.pri.v3, whole genome shotgun sequence includes these proteins:
- the LOC118903229 gene encoding histone H4, giving the protein MSGRGKGGKGLGKGGAKRHRKVLRDNIQGITKPAIRRLARRGGVKRISGLIYEETRGVLKVFLENVIRDAVTYTEHAKRKTVTAMDVVYALKRQGRTLYGFGG; this is encoded by the coding sequence ATGTCTGGGCGTGGTAAAGGTGgaaaggggctggggaagggtggCGCCAAGCGCCACCGCAAAGTTCTGCGAGATAACATCCAGGGCATCACTAAGCCGGCCATCCGTCGCTTAGCCCGACGTGGTGGCGTCAAGCGTATCTCTGGTCTTATCTACGAGGAGACCCGCGGGGTGTTGAAAGTGTTTCTGGAGAACGTGATCCGGGACGCTGTTACCTACACCGAGCACGCCAAGCGCAAGACTGTCACCGCCATGGACGTGGTCTACGCGCTCAAGCGGCAGGGCCGCACTCTTTACGGCTTTGGTGGCTGA